GGCCCGTCTCTGACAGAGCATGAACCTCAGGGGCAACTAATATTGGTCACGCCACGGCCGGGAACCATCTCTCCCTGGGCTTCCAAGGCGACGGACATCGCTCACAACTGTGGCCTAAGCCAGATTTATCGTCTTGAGCGGGGTATTGCTTACTATATTCAGGCGCCGCAGCTTAGCGACGAGCAGCAAAAGGCGCTGGCCGAGCTGTTGCACGATCGCATGATGGAGTCCGTCTTTAGCGAGGTTTCACAGGCGCAGGCGCTGTTTGCTCGGCATGAGCCAGCGCCGCTGGTGGAAGTTGACGCTCTGGGCAAGGGGCGCCGCGCGCTGGAAGAGGCTAACGAAAATCTCGGACTGGCGCTGGCGCCGGATGAGATTGACTATCTGCTTGACGCCTTTACGCGCCTGAAGCGTAACCCGACGGACGTTGAGCTATATATGTTCGCTCAGGCCAACTCGGAACACTGCCGCCACAAGATTTTTAATGCCGACTGGATTATTGACGGCAAGCCACAGCCCAAGTCGCTGTTCAAGATGATTAAGAACACCTATGAGCAAACGCCTGACTATGTGCTGTCCGCCTATAAAGACAACGCCGCCGTCATGGAAGGTTCAGCTGTAGGGCGTTTCTTTGCACAGCCAGACTCTGGCGTATACGACTATCATCAGGAAGACGCGCATATCCTGATGAAGGTGGAAACTCACAACCATCCGACGGCTATTTCTCCCTGGCCGGGAGCGGCAACGGGCTCTGGCGGTGAAATTCGCGATGAGGGAGCAACCGGGCGCGGGGCCAAGCCGAAAGCGGGACTGGTGGGCTTTTCCGTTTCCAACCTGCGCATTCCCGGCTTTGAACAGCCTTGGGAGCAGGATTTCGGCAAGCCGGATCGCATTGTTACCGCACTGGACATTATGACTGAAGGCCCCTTGGGCGGCGCGGCGTTTAATAACGAATTCGGACGCCCGGCGCTGCTGGGATACTTCCGAACCTATGAAGAGAAGGTTGCCAGCCACAACGGTGAAGAGCTTCGCGGCTATCACAAGCCGATTATGCTGGCGGGCGGCATCGGCAACATTCGCGCTGAGCACGTTAAAAAAGGTGAGATAAGCGTGGGAGCTAAGCTTATCGTGCTGGGCGGCCCGGCAATGAATATCGGGCTCGGTGGCGGTGCGGCGTCTTCAATGGCGTCAGGCCAGTCCGAGGCTTCTCTGGACTTTGCGTCTGTACAGCGCGACAACCCGGAAATGGAGCGCCGCTGTCAGGAAGTGATCGATCGCTGTTGGCAGATGGGAGACGGCAATCCGATTCTGTTTATTCACGACGTGGGCGCGGGCGGTCTGTCTAACGCCATGCCTGAGCTGGTGAGCGACGGTGGCAGAGGCGGTCGCTTTGAGCTTCGCAATATTCTCAGCGATGAGCCGGGCATGAGCCCGCTGGAAACATGGTGTAACGAATCTCAGGAGCGCTACGTGCTGGCCGTGGCGCCGGAGCAGCTACCACTGTTTGACGAAATCTGTCAGCGGGAAAGGGCGCCGTATGCCGTTATCGGCGAGGCCACGCAAGAGCAGCATCTGTCACTACACGACAGCCACTTTAACAACCAGCCTATCGACTTGCCTCTTGACGTACTGCTGGGTAAAACGCCCAAAATGACCCGCGACGTCACAACATTGCAGGCCGCGGGTAAACCGCTGGCTCGCGAAGGGATTGAGCTGGAAGAGGCGATAAAGCGGGTTCTTCATCTTCCCGCGGTGGCGGAGAAAACCTTTCTTATCACCATCGGTGACCGCTCTGTCACCGGTATGGTTGCTCGAGATCAGATGGTCGGGCCGTGGCAAATCCCAGTGGCAGACTGTGCGGTAACGACCGCGAGCTACGACAGCTACTACGGTGAAGCTATGTCACTGGGGGAGCGTACTCCAGTGGCGCTGCTGGATTTTGCCGCATCGGCACGCATGGCGGTCGGTGAAGCGTTGACCAACATCGCTTCGGCGCAAATCGGTGAACTGAAGCGCGTGAAGCTGTCAGCTAACTGGATGGCGGCTGCTGGGCACCCGGGAGAAGATGCCGGGCTGTACGAAGCGGTTAAAGCCGTAGGTGAGGAGCTTTGCCCTGCGCTGGGTCTGACAATACCGGTGGGTAAAGACTCTATGTCGATGAAAACCCGCTGGCGGCAAAACGATGAGGATGTGGCAATGACGTCGCCGCTGTCGCTGGTGGTGACAGCCTTTGCCCGAGTTGAAGACGTGCGCGGCACCGTAACGCCACAGCTGCGTACCGACAAGGGTGATGCAACGCTGTTGCTTATCGATCTTGGCGAAGGGCGTAATGCGCTGGGCGCTACCGCACTAGCACAGGTTTATCGCCAGCTTGGTGATAAACCTGCTGACGTGAGAAACGTGGATAAACTGGGGGCATTCTTTAACGCCATTCAGTCTCTGGTCACTGACCGTAAGCTGCTGGCCTATCACGATCGCTCTGACGGGGGCCTGCTGGTCACTCTGGCTGAAATGGCGTTTGCCGGGCACTGCGGCCTAGAGTTAGACCTTGCTTCGCTGGGGGATGACCTGCTGGCGGCACTGTTTAACGAGGAGCTGGGTGCGGTTATTCAGGTCGCTGATAGCGATTTGACTGACGTTGAGGCACTTCTGTCTCAGGCCGGGCTTGATAGCGGTGTACACCGCCTTGGCCGCGCCGTTGCTGGCGATGACATCGTGATTTGCTGCGGCGAAAACGCTGTTTATCGCCAGAGCCGACAAACGCTGCGCGTCTGGTGGGCCGAAACGACCTGGCAAATGCAGCGCCTGCGCGATAACCCGCAGTGTGCAGATCTGGAACACCTTGCCAAGCAGGACGCAGCGGATCCCGGTATGAGCGCTAAGCTGAGCTTCTCCCCAAGCGAAGACGTCGCCGCGCCTTATTTACTGAAGTCTGCCAGACCGCAGATTGCAGTGCTGCGCGAGCAGGGTGTGAACTCACACGTTGAGATGGCCGCTGCTTTCCACCGCGCTGGCTTTGACGCCGTTGACGTTCACATGAGTGACCTGCTGGCTGGGCGCATCGGTCTTGAAGGCTTTCAGGCGCTGGTGGCCTGTGGAGGGTTCTCCTACGGTGACGTGCTGGGAGCGGGAGAAGGGTGGGCGAAGTCCATTCTGTTCAACGAGCGAGTGCGCGAGCAGTTTACCCGTTTCTTCCATCGTCCAGACACGCTGGCGCTAGGGGTGTGTAACGGCTGCCAGATGATGTCTAACCTGAGCGAGCTGATGCCGGGTGCAGCCCACTGGCCGCGTTTTGTACGCAACCTGTCAGAGCGCTTTGAGGCGCGGTTTAGTCTGGTGGAGATCGTGGGAAGTCCCTCTCTGTTGCTGAACGGCATGGTGGGGTCGCGACTGCCGATCGCCGTTTCTCACGGTGAAGGCCGCGTAGAAGTACGAAACGCACAGCACCTTCAAGAGCTGGAGGCGCAAGGGCTGGTAGCAATGCGCTACGTGAACAACCGTGGTCAAGTCACTGAAGACTACCCGGCTAACCCGAACGGCTCGCCAAACGGTATTACGGCGGTGACGAACCTCGACGGTAGGATAACCGTAATGATGCCGCACCCAGAGCGCGTATTCCGAACAGTAGTGAACTCTTGGCACCCTGACGAGTGGGGTGAGGACGGTCCGTGGATGCGCCTGTTCCGCAACGCCCGCAGGCAGCTAGGCTGATGTAGCCTCTGAGCGTTTTATACCTCGATAAAAAATCCCCCGCGCTTCGGCTAGGGGGATTTTTATTTTTATGATTTATATATTTTTTTATCCAGTGTTGGTAAATGCAGACAGTAGGGGGTTTTGGGTGTCTCAAAAAAGAGACATTTAACTGATTGATTTTTAATGATGCTATTTGAGTGAAGAAAGGATGTCTTCTTTTGGAGACACAATTGACGCATCAATCCTCGTTTAATGACGGAATATCGGATATGAAATCGAAAGGTGTTTTATTTTTTCTTTAATTATCATTCTGTTATTTTTAATTTGAAAAGTTGGCACGATACGTGCTTTAGAATACCCGTCGCTCATTCACCTTTTTATGTCAGAACGCGGTAACGTGACGCTACATAAGCCTTAGAATGATGCCAAAGCCATGGTGCCTATCGTCAATTGAACCGATATCAACTGCGCAAGCAGCTTATCAAACTCAAGACGACACGTTGAGTGAGGCGCCAGCCCTTAATGTCATGCCGTGATGAAATGAACTTCATCGATATTTGACACTATGGATGTTATTCGTCCGACTTTTGATGATGGTTCTGCCTCATCGCCCTACGGACGACGCTAACGGACATCCACCCATTTCTCTCGGGTGATAAATCGTTATCCGGGACTGAGTAACAAACCTTATCAGGCACTTAACCATTTTTGGATAAGTGCCTTTTTTTCGTTAAAGCCATAAAATCTTTAGCCCTGTTGCGCAATAACGCTGTTTTCTTGCGCTTAGGTCAGATAGCATCGTTGCCGATTGGGTATTGTGATGAGAGTGCCGCGTTGAAAAAGTTTAGCCGTTTTCCCCGCTCCCTTCGCCAGCTGGTTCTGTTGGCCTTCCTGCTGGTGCTGCTTCCGCTGCTGGTGCTGGCGTGGCAGGCCTATAAAAGCCTGGATCTGCTGAGTGAGCAGGCCGCCGATATTAACAGTACCACGCTTCGAGACGCCCGCCGCAGTGAGGCGATGACTAACCTTGCCCTGAGCATGGAGAGAAGCTACCGGCAGTACTGCGTACTGGGGGATGAAACCCTGAGTAAGCTCTATCAGGAGCAGCGGCAGCAGTATGCCAGCATGCTGGACGTTCACGCCGCCGTGCTGCCCAGCGAGGAAACTTATGCTTCCCTTAAAAAGCTGTTGGCTGACCTAGGGAAAATCCAGTGCAAAAACAGCGGGCCGGACGAGGAGTCGTCGGAGCTGCTGATTCAGTTTTCGAAAGCCAGTAACGAAATGGTACAGGCAACCCGAGGCATCATCTTTTCTCGCGGCGAGAAACTACAGCAGGCCATTGCGGACAAAGGCTACTTCTTTGGCCAGCAGGCGCTGGTGCTGTTTTTGCTCAGCGTTATGCTGGTGTTCTTATTTACACGTATGATCATTGGGCCGGTAAAACAGGTCGAACGCATGATTAATCGGCTCGGCGAAGGAAAAAGCCTGAGTACTCTGGCTGCGTTCAAGGGGCCGCGTGAAATTCAGTCACTGGCGCAAAGAATCGTCTGGTTAAGTGAACGCCTGTCATGGCTGGAATCGCAGCGGCACGAGTTCTTGCGGCACATTTCTCACGAGTTAAAAACACCGTTGGCCAGCATGCGTGAAGGTACCGAACTGCTGCTGGATCGGGTTGCGGGCCCGCTGACGGACGATCAAAAGGATATTGTCGCTATTCTCGACAACAGCAGTCGCGACTTACAGCGGCTGATAGAGCAACTGCTTGACTATAACCGGTATCAGTCCGGCGTTAAGACAGAGAAGTCCCATATTGATTTAGCAAAAATGGTGGGTGAGGTCATTGCCGCGCACAGCCTCCCGGCTAGGGCGAAAATGATGAACGCTGAATGCCAGCTGGCGCAGAGCGACTGCTGGGCCGAATCGATGCTGCTGCGACGTGTACTTGATAATCTCTACTCCAATGCGGTGCACTATGGCGAGGAATCCGGTACTATTTGGATCGCGAGCCGTCGCGTTGGTCAAACTATCCAGATAGACATTGCCAATACCGGTGAAAAAATTCCACCGCAGGAAAGCGCCATGCTGTTTGAACCTTTTTATCAGGGCAGTCGCCAACGAAAGGGGGCAGTAAAGGGCAGCGGTCTGGGATTGAGTATCGCCCGAGACTGTATCCACCAAATGGAGGGAGAACTCCATCTGGTTGACGTGGACTATGCTGACGTTTGTTTTCGCATTGAATTACCTTTACCCATTGAGAAATCGTAGATAATGCCCAAGAGTTCTGTCAGAACCGTTACATTAAAAGAGAAGGCGAATCCTAAGCGCGACCTTAACGGCCTGCGAGGGCGTGCGTTACTGCTGTTGATACCTCTTCTGCTTACCGGCTGCGCCGGGCGAGGCGTTGTCGATGCCGTTTCCGGCGAAGTGAAATATGAATCGCCAGATCGCAAGGTCAGCGACTATTCCCGTGTGCGCTGCGATGGTGACATCTGGAAAAATCAAAACGACGAAACCAACGCTAACGGGCTCTACTGGCTAAGACTGATTAGCTGCGCCAGAACCTTTACCCCGACTCAGGCTCGCGTACAGTCTTACGGTTACGACAGTGCAAAATGGGACGGCGCGTTTAAGCGCGCTATTCTTCTTGCCCGACTAGAGCAAGGTAACGCTGAACGGCGCAGCGCGCTGGAACAGCTAAAGAACGTTCAGGCAAACTACCCCGAAAGCGTTTATCCGCTGGCCATGATGTGGCGCAGCGAGCAGCTGATTCAGGCTACGCTTCAAGATGAGCGAGGCCGGGCTCAGCGTCAAAAAGAGAGTGCTGAAGCGCAGATTATTGAGCTCCAGCTGCAAATGGCCGACACCAAACATCAGCTGCACGAGACAACCCGTAAACTGCAAAATCTGACCGATATCGAACGGCAGCTTTCTTCCCGCAAGATGACTCAGGGGGAAGGGATAACGCCGATAAGCCCGCTTCCGCCTGAGAATCCTGAGGGGAACGCTTCAGCGGCCGCGGGAGATGTGTCAGGCTCGGCCAGCACTGCGGCACCAAAGCCTAACGACGAGAATGGAAAAAAAGCGACTGAGAAGCCAGCAGAAACCGATTCGGCGCCTGCCGTAAAAAGCGAGAAAAAACCTTCCAGCAGCGCGTCTTCAGAGGTGGTGAAGCCGCCGGAAAAGCCAGCTGTCGTAGAGCCTCAACCCGTGGGCGTTCCAGAGAAACCGGCAACTGTAAAGCCTCAGCCGGAGACCACGCCAGAGAAGCCGGTACAGTCGCCTCAAAGTACGCCTTCGCAAAGCGAAGCCGCGCCCCAGACGCAGACACCCTGAGACGGTGATGAAAGGAGTTTGGTGAAATGACACAGCGTAAAGCCGCCAATTTGTTGCTGGTCGACGACGATCCCAGCCTGCTGAAACTGTTGGGGATGCGCCTGACCAGCGAAGGATTCAGCGTCACCACCGCAGAAAACGGTCAGGAAGCGCTGCGGCGTTTGGCCAGAGAGCAGATCGATCTGGTTATCAGCGACCTGCGGATGGACGAAATGGACGGCATGGCGCTGTTTGCTGAAATACAGAAGCGACAGCCGGGGATGCCGGTGATTATCCTGACAGCGCACGGCTCGATCCCTGATGCCGTAGCGGCGACTCAGCAGGGCGTATTCAGCTTTTTGACCAAGCCTGTCGACAAAGACGCGCTGTATAAGGCTATTGATGAAGCGCTCGCGCTAAAAATCCCCGCTAGCGCCAGTGACGACGGCTGGCGTGAAGAAATCGTTACCCGCAGCCCAGTTATGCTGAGGCTGTTGGAACAGGCGAAGATGGTAGCGCAGTCCGACGTTAGCGTGCTGATTAACGGCATGAGCGGTACCGGGAAAGAGGTGTTGGCAAAGGCCATTCACCGCGCCAGTCCGCGCGGCAACAAGCCGTTTATTGCCATTAACTGTGGCGCGCTGCCTGAGCAGCTTTTAGAATCCGAGCTGTTCGGCCACGCTAAAGGCGCTTTCACCGGCGCTGTCAGCAGTCGGGACGGCCTGTTTCAAGCGGCAACCGGCGGAACCCTGTTTTTAGACGAAATCGGCGATATGCCCCTAGCGCTGCAGGTCAAACTGCTGCGAGTCCTGCAAGAGCGTAAGGTGCGGCCGCTGGGCAGCAATCGCGATCTGGACATCGACGTGCGCATTATTTCCGCGACCCACCGCGATTTGCCAAAAGCGATGGCCAAAGGTGAGTTTCGCGAAGACCTCTACTACCGCCTGAACGTGGTAAACCTGAAAATTCCCGCGCTCAACGAGCGTTCGGAAGATATTCCACTGTTGGCAGATCACCTGCTGCGTGAGTCCGCCAAGCGTCATAAGCCGTTTGTAAAAAGCTTTTCCACCGATGCGATGAAACACCTGATGGCCGCCAGCTGGCCGGGTAACGTGCGCCAATTGGTAAACGTTATCGAACAGTGTGTAGCGTTGACCAGCACGCCGGTGATTAACGAATCCTTGGTACAGCAGGCGCTGGAAGGTGAGAACACCGCTTTGCCGACCTTTGTCGAGGCGCGCAATCAGTTTGAACTGGTTTACTTGCGCAAGCTGCTGCAAATGACCAAAGGCAACGTAACGCACGCCGCCAGAATGGCGGGCCGCAACCGAACAGAGTTCTACAAGCTGCTTTCGCGCCACGAGCTGGATGCGAATGATTTTAAAGAGTAGGCTTTTTAATTCACTGGGCGGTCATTTATACTGCCCCCTTGGTTATCCGATAGTGAAAGTGGACTGATATGAGTAAAGCGCTTTCTATTGCTTTAGCGCAGTTAAACTGGCTGGTTGGCGACATAGAGGGAAATGCCGACCGAATGCTTCAGACCGTCAGCGAGCAGCGGCAGGCCGGAGCAGATATTGTCATGTTCTCCGAGTTAGCGCTGACCGGCTATCCGCCGGAAGACCTGCTCTATCGCGATGACCTGTATCTTCGAAACGAAGTGCAGTTAGAGCGCCTGCGAGCCGCCTCAAGCGACGTTGCTATCATCGTCGGTCACCCGTGGAGAGAGGGTGATGCTTTATACAACGCACTGTCAATGTTCTGGCAGGGTGAGCTTCTTGCTCGATATTACAAACAGCAGCTTCCCAACTATGGCGTGTTTGATGAAAAGCGCTATTTCAGCGCGGGCAGTGAAAGCTGTAGCGTTGACTTCAAAGGGTATCACTTAGGCCTGCTAATCTGTGAAGACCTCTGGTTTGACGGACCGGTTGACGCCCTGAAGGCAAAGTCGGTGGATCTTATCCTGTCGATTAACGCATCTCCCTATAATCGCGAAAAGCCCTATATCCGCAACCAGCTGCTGTCAGAGCACTGCCGCCGCACCGGAATTCCTCTGGTTTATCTAAACCAGGTGGGCGGGCAGGATGAACTGATTTTCGACGGCTGTTCTAAAGCTTTCGACGCCAAGGGCAATATGACCCACAAACTGGCGCCGTTTAATGAAGATGTGCGTCGAGTGGCTTTCCAAAACGGCCAGCTGGACGCGATGGAGATCCCAGCCCAGCCGTCCGATCTTTCGCTGATTTATGACGCGCTGGTGCTGGCGGTGCGCGACTACGTCACCAAGAATGGCTTTAAGGGCGCGCTTCTGGGGTTGTCTGGCGGGATTGACTCGGCGCTGACGCTGGCGATAGCCGTTGACGCGCTGGGTAAAGATAAGGTTCAGGCGCTGATGATGCCGTTCCGCTATACCGCTGAGATAAGCATTGAAGACGCAAGGGAAGAAGCAGAGCTACTCGGCGTTGAGTTTGACGTGGTGTCCATTGAGCCAGTGTTTGACGCCTTTATGGGGCAGCTTTCGCCACTGTTTGCCGATACGCGTCGCGATACCACAGAAGAAAACCTACAGGCTCGCTGCCGCGGCGTGATCCTGATGGCGCTCTCTAACAAGCGCGGTCGTCTGGTGTTGACTACCGGCAATAAAAGTGAGATCGCCGTTGGATATTCTACGCTTTATGGTGATATGGCCGGCGGTTTTGATGTATTAAAAGACGTGCCGAAAACGCTGGTGTTTACGCTTTCCGAGTACAGAAACAGCCGCTCTTACGTTATTCCACAGCGGGTTATTGACCGTCCGCCGTCAGCAGAGCTGGCGCCGGACCAGAAAGACGAAGACAGCCTGCCGCCTTATCCGGTTCTGGATAAGATCCTAGACGGCTACGTCGAGCGCGATATGTCTGTAGACGAGCTGGTCGCTGAGGGTTTTGATGAGGCAATCGTGCGTAAGGTTATTCGTCTGGTAGATATTAACGAATATAAGCGTCGCCAGTCGCCGGTAGGTCCAAGGATCACTGCGCGCAACTTCGGCAAAGATCGGCGCTATCCGATCACTTCAGGCTTCGGCCGCAAAAACTGGTAAGGGTTCGACTTTAATGAAAAAAATTGACGCGATTATTAAACCGTTCAAGCTAGACGACGTTCGCGAAGCGCTGGCAGAAGTTGGCATCACCGGCATGACGGTCACTGAAGTGAAGGGGTTTGGCCGCCAGAAAGGGCACACTGAGCTGTACCGAGGTGCGGAATACATGGTGGACTTTCTGCCCAAGGTGAAAATTGAAATTGTCGTGCCCGACGACATCGTCGACGTGTGTGTAGAAACCATTATGAAGACTGCCCAGACCGGAAAAATTGGCGACGGGAAGATTTTTGTTTTCGACGTTGCCCGAGTGATCCGCATTCGTACCGGCGAGCAGGACGAAGACGCGATTTAACTCGATAATAAAGCCGCTATTTACCCAGCGGCTTTTTTGTCATTGATGTTTCCTTTCTACAACACCTTATGCGGCCCAAACACTTCATAGTGTAGCCGCTCT
This DNA window, taken from Leminorella richardii, encodes the following:
- the glnB gene encoding nitrogen regulatory protein P-II, translating into MKKIDAIIKPFKLDDVREALAEVGITGMTVTEVKGFGRQKGHTELYRGAEYMVDFLPKVKIEIVVPDDIVDVCVETIMKTAQTGKIGDGKIFVFDVARVIRIRTGEQDEDAI
- a CDS encoding sensor histidine kinase, with the protein product MKKFSRFPRSLRQLVLLAFLLVLLPLLVLAWQAYKSLDLLSEQAADINSTTLRDARRSEAMTNLALSMERSYRQYCVLGDETLSKLYQEQRQQYASMLDVHAAVLPSEETYASLKKLLADLGKIQCKNSGPDEESSELLIQFSKASNEMVQATRGIIFSRGEKLQQAIADKGYFFGQQALVLFLLSVMLVFLFTRMIIGPVKQVERMINRLGEGKSLSTLAAFKGPREIQSLAQRIVWLSERLSWLESQRHEFLRHISHELKTPLASMREGTELLLDRVAGPLTDDQKDIVAILDNSSRDLQRLIEQLLDYNRYQSGVKTEKSHIDLAKMVGEVIAAHSLPARAKMMNAECQLAQSDCWAESMLLRRVLDNLYSNAVHYGEESGTIWIASRRVGQTIQIDIANTGEKIPPQESAMLFEPFYQGSRQRKGAVKGSGLGLSIARDCIHQMEGELHLVDVDYADVCFRIELPLPIEKS
- a CDS encoding NAD+ synthase, which gives rise to MSKALSIALAQLNWLVGDIEGNADRMLQTVSEQRQAGADIVMFSELALTGYPPEDLLYRDDLYLRNEVQLERLRAASSDVAIIVGHPWREGDALYNALSMFWQGELLARYYKQQLPNYGVFDEKRYFSAGSESCSVDFKGYHLGLLICEDLWFDGPVDALKAKSVDLILSINASPYNREKPYIRNQLLSEHCRRTGIPLVYLNQVGGQDELIFDGCSKAFDAKGNMTHKLAPFNEDVRRVAFQNGQLDAMEIPAQPSDLSLIYDALVLAVRDYVTKNGFKGALLGLSGGIDSALTLAIAVDALGKDKVQALMMPFRYTAEISIEDAREEAELLGVEFDVVSIEPVFDAFMGQLSPLFADTRRDTTEENLQARCRGVILMALSNKRGRLVLTTGNKSEIAVGYSTLYGDMAGGFDVLKDVPKTLVFTLSEYRNSRSYVIPQRVIDRPPSAELAPDQKDEDSLPPYPVLDKILDGYVERDMSVDELVAEGFDEAIVRKVIRLVDINEYKRRQSPVGPRITARNFGKDRRYPITSGFGRKNW
- the purL gene encoding phosphoribosylformylglycinamidine synthase; amino-acid sequence: MMEILRGSPALSAFRIAKLLSRCQERQLPVSDIYAEYLHFAELTAPLSQKEQETLKQLLNYGPSLTEHEPQGQLILVTPRPGTISPWASKATDIAHNCGLSQIYRLERGIAYYIQAPQLSDEQQKALAELLHDRMMESVFSEVSQAQALFARHEPAPLVEVDALGKGRRALEEANENLGLALAPDEIDYLLDAFTRLKRNPTDVELYMFAQANSEHCRHKIFNADWIIDGKPQPKSLFKMIKNTYEQTPDYVLSAYKDNAAVMEGSAVGRFFAQPDSGVYDYHQEDAHILMKVETHNHPTAISPWPGAATGSGGEIRDEGATGRGAKPKAGLVGFSVSNLRIPGFEQPWEQDFGKPDRIVTALDIMTEGPLGGAAFNNEFGRPALLGYFRTYEEKVASHNGEELRGYHKPIMLAGGIGNIRAEHVKKGEISVGAKLIVLGGPAMNIGLGGGAASSMASGQSEASLDFASVQRDNPEMERRCQEVIDRCWQMGDGNPILFIHDVGAGGLSNAMPELVSDGGRGGRFELRNILSDEPGMSPLETWCNESQERYVLAVAPEQLPLFDEICQRERAPYAVIGEATQEQHLSLHDSHFNNQPIDLPLDVLLGKTPKMTRDVTTLQAAGKPLAREGIELEEAIKRVLHLPAVAEKTFLITIGDRSVTGMVARDQMVGPWQIPVADCAVTTASYDSYYGEAMSLGERTPVALLDFAASARMAVGEALTNIASAQIGELKRVKLSANWMAAAGHPGEDAGLYEAVKAVGEELCPALGLTIPVGKDSMSMKTRWRQNDEDVAMTSPLSLVVTAFARVEDVRGTVTPQLRTDKGDATLLLIDLGEGRNALGATALAQVYRQLGDKPADVRNVDKLGAFFNAIQSLVTDRKLLAYHDRSDGGLLVTLAEMAFAGHCGLELDLASLGDDLLAALFNEELGAVIQVADSDLTDVEALLSQAGLDSGVHRLGRAVAGDDIVICCGENAVYRQSRQTLRVWWAETTWQMQRLRDNPQCADLEHLAKQDAADPGMSAKLSFSPSEDVAAPYLLKSARPQIAVLREQGVNSHVEMAAAFHRAGFDAVDVHMSDLLAGRIGLEGFQALVACGGFSYGDVLGAGEGWAKSILFNERVREQFTRFFHRPDTLALGVCNGCQMMSNLSELMPGAAHWPRFVRNLSERFEARFSLVEIVGSPSLLLNGMVGSRLPIAVSHGEGRVEVRNAQHLQELEAQGLVAMRYVNNRGQVTEDYPANPNGSPNGITAVTNLDGRITVMMPHPERVFRTVVNSWHPDEWGEDGPWMRLFRNARRQLG
- the glrR gene encoding two-component system response regulator GlrR, which gives rise to MTQRKAANLLLVDDDPSLLKLLGMRLTSEGFSVTTAENGQEALRRLAREQIDLVISDLRMDEMDGMALFAEIQKRQPGMPVIILTAHGSIPDAVAATQQGVFSFLTKPVDKDALYKAIDEALALKIPASASDDGWREEIVTRSPVMLRLLEQAKMVAQSDVSVLINGMSGTGKEVLAKAIHRASPRGNKPFIAINCGALPEQLLESELFGHAKGAFTGAVSSRDGLFQAATGGTLFLDEIGDMPLALQVKLLRVLQERKVRPLGSNRDLDIDVRIISATHRDLPKAMAKGEFREDLYYRLNVVNLKIPALNERSEDIPLLADHLLRESAKRHKPFVKSFSTDAMKHLMAASWPGNVRQLVNVIEQCVALTSTPVINESLVQQALEGENTALPTFVEARNQFELVYLRKLLQMTKGNVTHAARMAGRNRTEFYKLLSRHELDANDFKE